The Mytilus galloprovincialis chromosome 7, xbMytGall1.hap1.1, whole genome shotgun sequence genome has a window encoding:
- the LOC143083832 gene encoding uncharacterized protein LOC143083832 — protein MELESILCKGSYKFIFLTTWIIFVNGAPQLETNVQESCVLSLTIPKDSIKSSCNMNEQVVRKMHSMESQFNHFRTKLGALEIRLPEIVLNSNRYGDKVEQLELVIAKESTYYKHMDERIKALEEVVVEDRESNSEKHITEPDTLLDPIRPLIMAELQQMKEDLRRDLTEEIRKEKEKEEKISKETLISSIKPMLLAEMQYVKEEILKSMKNMMSIKILDQTEEIGSSDEVGNHIVEDVVQPENHLNMVADQSVTKDDESLLQGMARTLHSLDEGNVTILSNKKDIEQLENLTKEIEFVEKTNDNFSEKSEILVENLQKTIDILQNVAKNNLAKDLDEKIDKLSIEMEIKLKSITNKCNEIYLTKEVMSSELEDRIDEISQNFTLQNEKVEEYVKKLNLSDDLRKINTSLSNAKIEMQSMDRRIDSYTNDVYLDTKIQTKVENIKSGLQLSLMGIQSNLASYENKLSHLERQNNLSSTLLNHFKKTLIHNHNQTDVNFENIKSEITEIENRLKEEMTQKINTKSLESRLEGLETEFMFFRGRVSTLQKNSTIGDNKLDIKLAELNSKTQSIDWQLTSLHDHAQRILEIERNQTLMKNNYDLMREVMKLVHLEQKLRHNRWIEFNFTHHSQKNSCHKKQYVKRNPISKNGLGAYVGVQLCTPTRYKLFLGNSLDEEFLDIGDQYGHGQDHCQFIGGESENGVTVDTEFPSAMGMKAFMRRQWDEKPHLGFLSFMTPTPSWYECGMSLP, from the exons ATGGAATTAGAAAGTATTTTATGCAAAggaagttataaatttattttcctGACGACTTGGATTATATTTGTGAATGGAGCCCCCCAATTAGAGACAAATGTGCAGGAGTCGTGTGTTTTAAGTTTAACGATTCCTAAGGACAGCATAAAAAGTAGTTGTAATATGAATGAACAAGTTGTACGAAAAATGCATTCCATGGAATCTCAATTTAATCATTTTCGGACTAAACTTGGTGCATTAGAGATTCGACTACCGGAAATTGTGTTAAATTCCAATCGTTATGGAGACAAAGTTGAACAGCTGGAGTTAGTTATTGCCAAGGAGTCTACCTATTATAAACATATGGATGAGAGAATAAAAGCTTTAGAGGAAGTAGTGGTCGAGGACAGAGAAAGCAATTCTGAAAAACACATTACTGAACCAGACACCCTACTTGACCCAATACGACCTTTAATTATGGCTGAACTGCAACAAATGAAGGAAGATTTAAGGAGAGATCTAACTGAggaaataagaaaagaaaaagaaaaagaagaaaaaatttcCAAAGAAACTTTAATTTCTTCTATCAAACCTATGCTTTTGGCTGAGATGCAGTACGTAAAGGAGGAAATActtaaaagtatgaaaaacatGATGTCAATTAAAATTCTAGATCAAACTGAGGAAATTGGTTCCTCTGACGAAGTTGGTAATCACATTGTTGAAGATGTAGTTCAACCTGAAAATCACCTTAATATGGTGGCCGACCAAAGCGTTACTAAAGATGATGAGTCTTTACTTCAGGGTATGGCACGAACCCTGCACAGTCTGGATGAGGGCAATGTTACAATTTTATCTAATAAGAAAGATATTGAACAGTTGGAAAATCTAACCAAAGAAATTGAATTTGTTGAAAAAACCAATGATAACTTTTCTGAGAAATCAGAAATTTTGGTAGAAAACTTACAGAAAACTATagacattttacaaaatgttgcaaaaaataaTTTGGCAAAAGACCTCGATGAGAAAATTGACAAATTGAGTATTGAAATGGAAATCAAACTGAAATCTATTACCAATAAATGCAATGAAATATATTTGACCAAAGAGGTCATGTCGAGTGAGTTGGAGGACAGAATTGATGAAATATCACAAAATTTTACACTACAAAATGAGAAGGTTGAAGAATATGTCAAAAAGTTGAACTTATCTGATGACCTACGAAAGATAAACACGTCCCTATCCAATGCAAAGATTGAAATGCAATCAATGGACAGACGAATAGACAGTTACACAAATGATGTATACCTGGATACTAAAATTCAAACCAAAGTGGAAAACATCAAATCAGGCTTACAGTTATCTCTCATGGGTATTCAGTCAAACCTTGCTTCATATGAAAACAAACTGTCACATCTTGAAAGACAGAACAACTTGTCTTCCACATTACTTAATCACTTCAAGAAAACACTAATACATAATCACAATCAAACAGATGTCAACTTTGAAAACATCAAATCTGAAATTACAGAAATAGAGAATCGTCTGAAGGAAGAAATGACGCAGAAAATAAACACCAAAAGTTTGGAGTCAAGACTAGAAGGACTTGAGACAGAATTCATGTTCTTCAGAGGCCGAGTGTCCACTTTGCAGAAAAATTCTACGATTGGTGACAATAAACTAGATATAAAACTTGCTGAACTTAACTCCAAAACACAGAGCATTGATTGGCAGCTTACTTCACTACATGATCATGCACAGAGAATTCTGGAAATTGAACGCAACCAAACTTTGATGAAAAATAACTATGACCTTATGCGAGAGGTGATGAAACTCGTTCACTTAGAGCAAAAACTAAGACACAATCGTTGGATTGAGTTTAATTTCACTCACCATTCACAGAAAAATTCTTGCCACAAAAAGCAATATGTGAAACGAAATCCAATATCTAAGAATGGACTTGGAGCTTATGTTGGAGTCCAACTGTGCACACCAACAAGATACAAATTGTTTTTGGGAAATTCCCTGGACGAAGAATTTCTGGACATTGGTGACCAGTACGGCCATGGACAGGATCACTGCCAATTCATTGGAGGAGAATCTGAGAATGGTGTGACAGTGGATACAGAATTCCCATCAGCTATGGGAATGAAag CATTCATGAGAAGACAATGGGATGAGAAACCACACTTAGGATTCCTATCCTTCATGACACCAACACCGAGCTGGTATGAATGTGGTATGTCCTTACCATAG